Within the Pseudomonadota bacterium genome, the region GCGCTCCGGCAGCATGAAGGGCTGGCGCCCGGTCATGAAGAACCGCTCGCGCCCAGCATCGCGGTCCGGTCCCTTGGCGACGCCCATGACGGCGACACCGGAAACGCCGAGTTCCTCGAACACCTCCTCGGCGCAGCCAAGCTGGCCCTGGCCGCCGTCGACGACGATCAGGTCGGGCCAGCTTTCCTCCTGACGGTCTGGGTCCTCCTTCAGCAGACGTTGGAAACGCCGGGTCAAGACCTCGCGCATCATGGCGTAGTCGTCGCCGCCGATACCGTCGCGGTTGGCGGCGTCACCCTTGATGGTGAACTTGCGGTACTGGTTCTTGATGAAGCCCTCCGGCCCGGCAACGATCATGGCGCCGACCGGCTGAGCGCCCTGGATGTGGCTGTTGTCGTAGACCTCGATCCGGCCGGGCGTGGCATCCAGGCCGAAGCGCTCGGCGACGCCTTCCAGCAGAGTGCGTTGTGTCGCGCTTTCGGCGAGCCGACGCCCGAGCGCATCGCGCGCATTGGCCAGGGCGTGGTCCATCAGCTCACGCCGCGTGCCACGCTGCGGCCGGATCACCTGGATCTTGCGTTCGGCACGGGCCGAGAGCGCCTCCTCGATCAGGGCCTTGTCGTCCGGTTCCTCGCTGACCAGGACCAGCTTGGGCACCTCCTTGTCTTCATAGAACTGGCTCAGGAAGGCGGCCAGGACCTCCGGCCCGCTCTGATCCTTGGTGCGTACGGGATAAAAGGCGCGGTTGCCGTAGTTGCGGCCGTTGCGCACGAAGAAGACCTGAACGCAAGCCTGGCCGCCCTGCTGATAGAGCCCGACAACATCGGCTTCGCTGATGGTCGAGACATTGATGCCCTGGTGCGCCTGGATGTGGTTCAAGGCGCGGATACGATCGCGGTATCCGGCGGCGCGTTCAAAGGCCAACTCGTTGCTGGCCTCCTCCATGCGCTCGACGAAGCTGTCCTGAACCTCGCGCGTGCGCCCGCGCAGAAAGGCGCGCACCTCGTCGACGATGTTCTGATAGTCGGCCAGGGCGATCTTGTCGACGCAGGGCGCGGTGCAACGTTTGATCTGGTACTGCAGGCACGGCCTGGTGCGATTAGCGAACACGTGGTCGGTGCAGCTGCGCAGGGGAAACGCGCGCTGCAGGGCGACCAGGGTCTGGTTGACCGCGCCGGCCGAGGCGAAGGGCCCGAAGTACTCGCCCTTTTTGCGCCGGGCGCCCCGGTGTTTGACGATCTGCGGCCACGCGTGGTCGGCGCGCAGCAGGATATAGGGGAACGACTTGTCGTCGCGCAGGGTGACGTTGAAGCGCGGCTTCAACTTCTTGATCAGATTGGCTTCCAGCAGCAGCGCGTCGGCTTCGGTATGGGTGGTGACAACCTCCATGCGCGCAGTCAGGGCGACCATGCGGTGCAGCCGGGGATCCAACCTGCCGGGCTGGGTATAGGCGGTAACGCGCTTCTTCAGATGCCGCGCCTTGCCGACATAGAGCACCTCGCCCTTGGCGCTCAACATGCGGTAGACCCCGGCCGATGACGGCATGGTCTTGAGTGCGGCCTGAATCGCCTCGGCGCCGCGCGCGCCGGTATCGCGTGCGTCCTCCGTCGCCGGGCCCGCGGTCTCCGGGGCTGGCCGTTCGTCTCTATCCGCCTTCGCCATGGTGGGATCTTAGATGATGCGGCGGCGGCACAAAATCAAAGAGCCCGGCGGGTAGGTCCGCCGGGCTCCCTGCCACGCTCCTGACAGAGCGGTTAGAGCGGATCATGGTTAGGTGGAACCGTTTGACGGTTCCACCTAACCATGTGAATCCGCTCTCTATCTATAAGTAGAGCAGATTCACCTGTCCTGATTGAATCGCGAAGCGATTCAATCAGGACAGGATCTGCTCTAGTCCTTGGGCTGCGGCACAATGCGCAGATAGGGTTTTGGCGCCTTCCAGCCGTCCGGGAAGCGCTCCTTGGCCTCGTCGTCCTTCACCGCCGGTACGATGATGACGTCCTCGCCGTTCTGCCAGTTGGCGGGTGTCGCTACCTTGTGCTTGGCGGTCAGCTGGCAGGAATCGAGTAGGCGAAGGATCTCATCGAAGTTCCGGCCGGTGCTCATTGGATAGGTCAGCATCGCCTTGATCTGCTTGTCCGGACCAATCACGAAGACCGAGCGTACGGTGGCGTTGTCGACCGGCGTGCGGCCTTCCGACGTGCCGCCGGTGTCGGCGGGCAGCATGTTGTAGGCCTTGGCGACCTCCAGATCGGGGTCGCCGATCAAGGGGTAGTTAACCGCGTGACCCTGTGTCTCCTCGATATCCTTGGACCACTCCTCGTGGTTCGAGACGGGGTCGACGCTCAAGCCGATGATCTTGCAGTTGCGCTTGTCGAACTCCTTTTTCAGGCCGGCGACGTAGCCAAGCTCGGTGGTGCAAACCGGCGTGAAGTCCTTGGGATGCGAGAACAGAATGCACCAGCCATCGCCAATCCAGTCGTGGAAGCTGATGCTGCCTTCGGTCGTATCGGCGGTGAAATCCGGTGCCGTGCTGTTGATGCTGAGCATGATGTGTCTCCCCCTCGAGTTGCTGAACGGTGCCGGTTCCAGCGGCGCCATCATGGATGGGGGAACCGGTATGGACTCCGCATATGGGTTGCGACCATGCCGTGTTGAAGATGCGGAAACAAATGAATGGGGCCGGTCGACAGCGCGAACCGGCCCCGATCAATTACCTTTGATCGGATACGTTAGAACAGGCCCGAGATACGACCGCTGTCGTCGACGTCGATCTTGTCGGCGGCGGGCACGCGCGGCAGGCCCGGCATGGTCATGATGGCGCCGGTAATGACGACCAGGAACTCGGCGCCGGCCGACAGCCGGACCTCGCGGATCGGCACGTTGAAGCCGGACGGTGCCGCCTTCAGCGTCGGATCGGTTGAGAAGCTGTATTGGGTTTTGGCCATGCAGATCGGGAAGTTGCGCGCCGGCGTTTCGTCGAGGTCGCGGAACTGCTTGCGAATGGCATCGTCGGCCTGGATGTCGTCGGCGCCATAGATCTCCTGCGCGATGGTGCGGACCTTGTCCAAAAGCGGCATGTCGTCGGCGTAGAGCGGTTTGAAATCGCTGGGTGTGCTGTCGATCATGTCGACCACGGCGCGCGCCACGTCTTCGGCGCCGGCGCCGCCCTCGGCCCAATGGTTGGCCTCGACGCAGCTAATGCCCTCGGCTGCGGAGAGCTCCAGCAGCTTGGCCATCTCCGCATCGGTGTCGGTGATGAACCGGTTAACCGAGACGATGGCGGGGACGCCGAATTTGCGCACGTTCTCGATATGACGTCTGAGGTTGGCGAAACCCGCCTCGACCGCGGCGACGTTCTCGTCCTTCAGGTCTTCCTTGGCGACGCCGCCATGCATCTTGAGCGCGCGGATGGTGGCGACGATGACGGCGCAGTCAGGCTTCAGGCCCGCCTTGCGGCACTTGATGTCGAAGAATTTCTCGGCGCCCAGGTCCGCGCCAAAGCCAGCCTCTGTAACCACGTAGTCCGACAGTTTCAAAGCCGTGGTGGTTGCCAGCACGCTGTTGCAGCCATGGGCGATGTTGGCAAAAGGTCCGCCGTGGACAAAGGCCGGGTTGTTCTCCAGCGTCTGCACCAGATTGGGTTTGATGGCGTCCTTCAGCAGTGCGGCCATGGCGCCTTCGGCATTAAGTTCCTTGGCGGTGACCGGCTTACGCTCGCGGGTATAGCCGACGACGATCTGACCCAGACGACGTTTCAGATCGTGCAGGTCGGTCGCCAGGCAGAAGATCGCCATGACCTCCGAGGCCACCGTGATGTCGAAACCGTCTTCGCGCGCGAAGCCGTTGGCGACGCCGCCCAGGCTGTTGACGATCTGGCGCAGTGCCCGGTCGTTCATGTCGACGACACGGCGCCAGGCAACCCGGCGGGTGTCGATGCCCAGCGCGTTGCCCCAATAGATGTGGTTATCGGTCATCGCCGCCAGCAGGTTGTTGGCGACACCGATGGCGTGGAAGTCCCCGGTGAAGTGCAGATTGATGTCTTCCATCGGCACCACCTGGGCATAACCGCCGCCAGCCGCGCCGCCCTTCATGCCGAAGGAGGGACCCAGCGACGGTTCGCGCAGGCACATCAGGGTCTTCTTGCCGATCCGGTTGAGCGCATCGCCCAGGCCGACCGTCGTCGTCGTCTTGCCTTCGCCGGCAGGCGTCGGCGTGATCGCGGTGACCAGGATCAGTTTGCCGTCGGGCCGGTC harbors:
- a CDS encoding peroxiredoxin, with the protein product MMLSINSTAPDFTADTTEGSISFHDWIGDGWCILFSHPKDFTPVCTTELGYVAGLKKEFDKRNCKIIGLSVDPVSNHEEWSKDIEETQGHAVNYPLIGDPDLEVAKAYNMLPADTGGTSEGRTPVDNATVRSVFVIGPDKQIKAMLTYPMSTGRNFDEILRLLDSCQLTAKHKVATPANWQNGEDVIIVPAVKDDEAKERFPDGWKAPKPYLRIVPQPKD
- a CDS encoding formate--tetrahydrofolate ligase, producing MATPKSDIEIAQAATLKPIMEVAKDRLGIEPEYLEPYGHTKAKISLDYIRSLKDRPDGKLILVTAITPTPAGEGKTTTTVGLGDALNRIGKKTLMCLREPSLGPSFGMKGGAAGGGYAQVVPMEDINLHFTGDFHAIGVANNLLAAMTDNHIYWGNALGIDTRRVAWRRVVDMNDRALRQIVNSLGGVANGFAREDGFDITVASEVMAIFCLATDLHDLKRRLGQIVVGYTRERKPVTAKELNAEGAMAALLKDAIKPNLVQTLENNPAFVHGGPFANIAHGCNSVLATTTALKLSDYVVTEAGFGADLGAEKFFDIKCRKAGLKPDCAVIVATIRALKMHGGVAKEDLKDENVAAVEAGFANLRRHIENVRKFGVPAIVSVNRFITDTDAEMAKLLELSAAEGISCVEANHWAEGGAGAEDVARAVVDMIDSTPSDFKPLYADDMPLLDKVRTIAQEIYGADDIQADDAIRKQFRDLDETPARNFPICMAKTQYSFSTDPTLKAAPSGFNVPIREVRLSAGAEFLVVITGAIMTMPGLPRVPAADKIDVDDSGRISGLF